One part of the Dyadobacter sp. 676 genome encodes these proteins:
- a CDS encoding plastocyanin/azurin family copper-binding protein has translation MKNILLTTLITAGCMSAYAQSKPNKIDDYYRIVTIPIPEDIKMEVGGMQVLPDGRLAASTRRGEVWMIGNPYLKGDGKPSFHRFASGLHEPLGLYYRGKDFLVSQRGEVTRLADTDNDGVADVYDSFTRWPLSGNYHQYSYGPVAMPNGEMLVTLNLDWVGRGASQSKWRGWMLKLSEDGKLTPWATGLRSPSGFGSYKGDIFYTENQGDWVGSGRMTHLEKGDFAGNPAGLRWSKEEGSPVKLTPEDVPNTGEPLYDVAKKVLGLKPPAVWFPHTLVGISTSDFKEDITNGAFGPFTGQMFVGDQGHSIITRVDLEKVNGVWQGTVFPFREGFMSGILRLEWGLDGSLFVGQTSRGWSATGKAEFGIQRLVWTGKMPFEMKTVRSMPDGFEITFTSPVDKQSAADQGAYKMNSFTYRYHRTYGSPIINTQEVPVKGIIVSEDGLRVRLVVDPATLRKGYIHEIKTDGVKSPDGNNLLHTTAYYTLNEIANGQPANPSQFTTTVKAAAVDHNAHAMPASGETAANTAASVKRVTEMPASWTNGPDQVVTIGTVPGLKFDISEIQVKAGSKVKVVFNNNDDMLHNLVITKPGAANAVGEAGLNLGLKGTELNYVPQTNDVLFHTNIVEPEKSEAIYFVAPKQAGTYQYVCTFPGHYTLMQGKLKVVK, from the coding sequence ATGAAAAATATTCTCTTAACTACCCTGATCACCGCCGGCTGTATGAGCGCCTACGCGCAATCCAAGCCTAACAAAATCGACGATTACTACCGCATTGTTACCATTCCCATTCCGGAGGACATTAAAATGGAGGTGGGCGGAATGCAGGTGCTGCCCGATGGCCGCCTCGCCGCCTCGACCCGGCGTGGCGAAGTGTGGATGATAGGCAACCCCTATCTGAAAGGCGACGGCAAGCCTTCGTTCCACCGGTTTGCATCGGGCTTGCACGAGCCGCTGGGGCTGTATTACCGGGGCAAAGACTTCCTGGTATCCCAACGCGGCGAAGTGACACGCCTTGCCGACACCGACAACGACGGCGTGGCGGACGTTTACGATTCTTTCACGCGGTGGCCGCTGTCGGGCAACTACCATCAATACTCCTACGGGCCCGTAGCGATGCCTAACGGCGAAATGCTCGTGACGCTCAACCTCGACTGGGTAGGCCGTGGCGCCAGCCAGTCGAAATGGCGGGGCTGGATGCTGAAACTGAGCGAAGACGGCAAACTGACGCCCTGGGCGACCGGTTTGCGCTCCCCTTCCGGGTTCGGGTCTTACAAAGGCGACATTTTTTACACCGAAAACCAGGGCGACTGGGTAGGTTCCGGTCGCATGACCCATTTGGAAAAAGGCGATTTTGCGGGCAATCCGGCTGGCCTGCGCTGGAGCAAGGAAGAAGGCTCACCCGTCAAGCTCACGCCCGAAGACGTCCCCAACACCGGCGAGCCGCTTTATGACGTTGCCAAAAAAGTACTCGGCCTCAAACCGCCTGCCGTCTGGTTCCCGCATACATTGGTGGGTATTTCCACCTCAGATTTCAAAGAAGACATTACCAACGGCGCATTCGGGCCGTTTACCGGACAAATGTTCGTAGGCGATCAGGGCCATAGCATTATCACCCGCGTAGACCTCGAAAAAGTGAATGGCGTATGGCAGGGAACCGTATTTCCTTTTCGCGAAGGTTTCATGTCGGGCATCCTGCGCCTGGAATGGGGCCTCGACGGCTCGCTTTTCGTAGGCCAGACCAGTCGCGGATGGTCGGCGACGGGCAAGGCCGAGTTCGGGATTCAGCGGCTTGTGTGGACGGGTAAAATGCCGTTCGAAATGAAAACCGTGCGCTCGATGCCGGACGGATTTGAAATTACCTTCACCAGCCCCGTCGACAAACAGTCCGCCGCAGACCAGGGTGCCTACAAAATGAACAGCTTCACTTATCGTTACCATCGTACTTATGGCAGCCCGATTATCAACACGCAGGAGGTGCCTGTTAAGGGGATTATCGTATCGGAAGACGGCCTTCGCGTTCGCCTGGTGGTCGACCCGGCCACATTACGTAAGGGTTATATTCATGAGATCAAAACCGACGGCGTAAAGTCGCCGGATGGCAATAACCTGCTGCACACGACAGCCTATTATACGCTGAACGAAATTGCAAACGGGCAACCGGCCAATCCTTCGCAATTCACCACGACCGTAAAAGCCGCCGCCGTTGACCACAACGCGCACGCGATGCCCGCCTCGGGCGAAACGGCCGCCAATACCGCAGCCTCCGTAAAGCGTGTCACCGAAATGCCCGCCAGCTGGACAAACGGCCCCGATCAGGTAGTGACCATCGGAACCGTGCCGGGGCTGAAATTCGATATTTCCGAAATACAGGTGAAGGCCGGCAGCAAGGTCAAAGTTGTATTCAATAACAACGACGACATGCTGCATAACCTCGTCATAACCAAGCCAGGCGCAGCCAATGCCGTCGGCGAGGCGGGTTTGAACCTCGGTTTGAAAGGAACGGAGCTCAATTACGTGCCTCAAACCAACGATGTGCTTTTTCATACCAACATCGTAGAGCCCGAAAAATCGGAAGCCATCTACTTCGTGGCGCCGAAACAGGCCGGTACCTACCAGTACGTATGCACCTTCCCCGGCCATTACACGCTGATGCAGGGCAAACTTAAAGTAGTTAAATAA
- a CDS encoding family 16 glycoside hydrolase has product MHQLFQKVSLLFLACPVMVTGQTTKGNYSPLPLKDLSAFESAAPNWSIQGGISIHPSGAAKPKTLPGDGILIGNPGNALATKLKASDLRLFIEFNVSPGAEGNIVLPGGQKVRISDSSKQKVADATTSGYIGQFPTQNAAKSAGLWQTLELSYDASVQHVPNSARLNTLSLNGVTVLETVYLPNSKTAGDGQPIALEVTKGSIAFRNVGYQLLANLKPLSISNLNYKVYSDKWDAKEYSKLDHEGRSPLLTQEVTNGMREFHLVYEGDMDVTEAGDYIFTTIYSGPVLSLDVDGKNVISSGESTSQETHTGSVNLTQGKHKFKIYYSRFPWRQPALGLRVEKSGVRPYDLHALSSLPEPEPKPYISVTPGMRPEMVRSFIQVEGEKYKRTHCISVGSPDGWNYTVDLNRGALVQAWRGQFADVTEMWYERGEPQLLFPAGLKVHVSGRSSVALLDNANTAWPDSSDINFLGYKIDPKGYPVFRYAIGSATVSDELVSGGNSLSRTFRVEGTPSRPLYSLLASGKQITEIEKGLYQVDDRFFVQVDKKARAVVRPAGEMKELILPVSNATSYSLFW; this is encoded by the coding sequence ATGCATCAATTGTTTCAGAAAGTCTCCCTCCTGTTTCTGGCTTGTCCGGTGATGGTGACGGGTCAGACAACGAAGGGAAATTATTCTCCGCTTCCCCTCAAAGACCTCAGCGCATTTGAAAGCGCCGCCCCCAACTGGTCGATACAAGGCGGCATTTCCATACATCCTTCCGGTGCGGCGAAGCCTAAAACGCTCCCGGGTGACGGCATTCTGATCGGAAATCCGGGGAACGCGCTCGCCACCAAACTCAAGGCGAGCGACCTTCGATTGTTTATCGAGTTCAACGTTTCGCCGGGTGCCGAAGGGAATATCGTTCTGCCGGGCGGTCAAAAGGTGAGGATCTCCGACAGCAGCAAGCAGAAAGTGGCCGATGCAACCACCTCGGGTTATATTGGCCAGTTCCCGACGCAGAACGCTGCGAAATCGGCCGGCCTCTGGCAAACCCTCGAACTCTCCTATGATGCATCGGTACAACACGTTCCCAATTCCGCGCGCCTGAACACCCTTTCGCTCAACGGCGTAACGGTGCTTGAAACGGTTTACCTTCCCAATTCCAAAACCGCCGGCGACGGCCAACCCATCGCATTGGAGGTTACTAAGGGCAGTATCGCCTTCCGTAACGTGGGTTACCAACTTCTTGCTAACCTTAAACCACTGTCAATCAGCAATCTGAATTATAAAGTTTATTCAGACAAATGGGATGCCAAAGAATATAGCAAGCTGGATCACGAAGGCCGGTCGCCCTTGCTAACGCAGGAAGTGACCAACGGCATGCGCGAATTTCACCTCGTTTACGAAGGCGACATGGACGTGACCGAGGCCGGCGACTACATTTTCACGACCATTTATTCAGGCCCTGTCCTTTCCCTGGATGTCGACGGAAAGAATGTAATAAGCTCTGGCGAAAGCACTTCCCAGGAAACGCATACGGGTTCGGTGAACCTGACGCAGGGCAAACACAAGTTCAAAATCTATTACTCGCGTTTTCCGTGGCGCCAGCCTGCGTTGGGCCTGCGTGTGGAAAAGTCGGGCGTTCGCCCTTACGACCTCCATGCGCTATCGTCGCTCCCCGAGCCGGAACCCAAGCCCTATATCAGCGTAACGCCCGGCATGCGCCCGGAAATGGTACGTTCCTTCATTCAGGTGGAAGGCGAAAAATACAAACGCACGCATTGTATCTCCGTTGGTAGCCCCGATGGCTGGAATTACACCGTGGACCTGAACCGCGGCGCATTGGTACAGGCATGGCGCGGGCAGTTCGCCGACGTGACCGAGATGTGGTACGAGCGCGGCGAACCCCAATTGCTCTTCCCCGCCGGCCTGAAAGTACATGTATCCGGCCGCAGCAGCGTGGCCCTGCTCGACAATGCGAATACGGCATGGCCCGATTCTTCGGACATTAATTTCCTCGGTTATAAAATCGATCCGAAAGGTTACCCCGTATTCCGCTACGCCATTGGTTCGGCCACTGTCAGCGACGAGCTGGTATCCGGCGGCAACAGCCTTTCCCGCACATTCCGCGTCGAGGGCACGCCTTCCCGCCCACTGTATTCTTTGCTGGCGAGCGGCAAGCAGATTACCGAAATTGAAAAAGGTCTTTACCAGGTCGACGACCGCTTCTTCGTGCAGGTGGATAAAAAAGCGAGGGCCGTGGTCCGTCCGGCTGGCGAAATGAAGGAGCTCATCCTTCCTGTTTCCAATGCAACCAGCTATTCCCTGTTTTGGTAA
- a CDS encoding carboxypeptidase-like regulatory domain-containing protein, whose translation MIRQFYLCFRLSIFRRSAYTGLMLTGLLYCHAGVAQSVVTGQVTSDEDKLPLAGVSVIEKGTNNGTVTDANGKYQLTVKGASSVLTFSFLGYVSQEVTVGGRAIADVTLLADQKQLQEVVVTALGIKKDVRKLGYAVQELKGESIVTARETNIVNQLAGKVAGVTVVGSPSGIGGSARVTIRGERSVDLNKNQPLYVIDGVPISNAITGGSGQGNLEVDFGNGASFINPDDVETMSVLKGPAAAALYGSRAANGVILITTKSGKGNKGIGIEVNSNTTFERALKLPEYQNRYGQGNGNGGDFAFVNGAGGGLTDGTDEGWGPEFKGQSYPQFNSPRTLNGQVIPYLGGDLNAPAGSVITATPWVPDVNGLKDFLQTGRTLTNNVALIGNNDQGNFRLSYTHLDQTGIVPNTDLEASYRLVKCGLQPHQEVFGQNLRELYQKCQRQPSVDQLRHGEHYVPFQLLVAAFGEGFGYETFMDERRRGAASVQLELQLPRQPVPDGFRKYQWAGCEPDYR comes from the coding sequence ATGATCAGACAATTTTACTTATGCTTCCGGCTGAGTATTTTCAGAAGAAGCGCCTACACCGGGCTGATGCTCACGGGGCTGCTGTACTGCCACGCGGGCGTCGCCCAGTCGGTTGTTACCGGGCAGGTGACTTCCGATGAAGATAAGCTGCCCCTCGCCGGCGTGAGTGTTATCGAAAAAGGCACCAACAACGGGACCGTCACCGATGCCAACGGAAAGTACCAGCTCACCGTAAAGGGCGCGAGCTCCGTGCTGACGTTCTCGTTCCTGGGCTATGTTTCACAGGAGGTGACGGTAGGCGGCCGGGCCATCGCGGACGTGACGCTTCTGGCCGATCAGAAGCAGTTGCAGGAAGTAGTGGTGACGGCGCTGGGTATCAAAAAGGACGTGCGTAAGCTGGGTTACGCGGTGCAGGAGTTGAAAGGAGAGAGCATTGTTACCGCGCGCGAGACCAACATTGTGAACCAGCTGGCCGGAAAAGTGGCCGGTGTGACGGTGGTAGGAAGCCCGTCGGGCATCGGCGGCTCAGCCCGTGTGACCATACGCGGCGAACGTTCGGTGGATTTGAATAAAAACCAGCCATTGTACGTGATCGACGGCGTGCCGATCAGCAACGCCATCACCGGCGGCTCGGGCCAGGGCAACCTGGAAGTCGATTTCGGTAACGGCGCGAGCTTTATCAACCCCGATGATGTGGAAACCATGAGCGTATTGAAAGGGCCCGCAGCGGCGGCGTTATACGGGTCAAGAGCGGCCAACGGCGTGATCCTCATTACCACCAAATCGGGGAAAGGAAATAAAGGCATCGGTATCGAGGTAAACAGCAATACAACCTTCGAGCGCGCATTGAAATTGCCTGAATATCAGAACAGATACGGACAAGGAAACGGCAACGGCGGAGATTTTGCGTTTGTTAACGGAGCCGGCGGAGGTCTGACGGACGGTACCGACGAAGGGTGGGGCCCGGAGTTCAAGGGCCAGAGCTACCCTCAGTTCAACTCGCCGCGCACTTTGAACGGCCAGGTGATCCCGTATCTTGGCGGTGACCTGAATGCCCCGGCGGGAAGCGTGATCACCGCAACACCCTGGGTGCCCGATGTGAATGGTTTGAAGGATTTCCTGCAAACGGGCCGTACGTTGACCAACAATGTGGCGCTGATCGGTAACAACGACCAGGGCAATTTCCGTTTGTCGTACACGCATCTCGACCAGACAGGGATCGTCCCGAATACCGATCTGGAAGCGTCATACCGTCTCGTTAAGTGCGGGTTACAACCTCACCAGGAAGTTTTCGGCCAAAACCTTCGTGAGCTATATCAAAAGTGCCAGCGGCAACCGTCCGTCGATCAGCTACGGCACGGAGAGCATTATGTACCTTTTCAATTGCTGGTTGCCGCGTTCGGTGAAGGTTTCGGATATGAAACGTTTATGGATGAACGGCGCCGAGGAGCAGCGTCAGTTCAGCTGGAACTACAACTACCACGACAACCCGTACCTGACGGTTTTCGCAAATACCAATGGGCAGGATGTGAACCGGATTATCGGTAA
- a CDS encoding TonB-dependent receptor, producing MNGAEEQRQFSWNYNYHDNPYLTVFANTNGQDVNRIIGNVILKYDFTDWLSLQVRTATDWGNERREYRRAFSTQRFPFGQYREVKINTEERNTDFLLSFNKDLNQDFNVTATFGGNQNRQSSVYDEENAGQLNLPGIYNLTNSRIALVASQSRVGKRINSLYGSASVSFRNYLFLDITARNDWSSALTLPTALKAFGTENNSYFYPSVALSAVLSDMVKLPEAISFAKLRASFAQVGNDTDPFTFTQAFNPSTPYGSSQIYGETDRLANLNLKPEISTAYELGADLRFFKNRVGLDFTFYQSKTKNQILQIPLSLTTGYNGRFFNAGEIKNWGFETMLNVTPIETSDFKWNIGLNFSANRSKVLELSDGITNFVMASKGVSIEARVGERMGDMYGIAFARVQNTNPSQPYYDASGQYVGQIVYKDGRPVPTTNVQKMGNYNPDWLAGISNQFSYKNLKLSFLFDVRHGGKLYSHTQTVGREGGIIKETLEGRADGYDLSKPGNGVIGEGVVQNADGTFSKNEVKLTARAWHTAYTGGRNIAEGVMFDASFVKLREVQLGYSIPNRLLSRSPIKNITISLVGRNLALWSKVPHVDPETMAYNGGTALPGIEYMSIPSSRSYGFNVSFKL from the coding sequence ATGAACGGCGCCGAGGAGCAGCGTCAGTTCAGCTGGAACTACAACTACCACGACAACCCGTACCTGACGGTTTTCGCAAATACCAATGGGCAGGATGTGAACCGGATTATCGGTAACGTGATCCTGAAATACGATTTCACCGATTGGCTGAGCCTGCAAGTGCGTACGGCTACCGATTGGGGCAACGAGCGCCGCGAATACCGCCGTGCATTTAGCACGCAGCGTTTCCCGTTCGGACAATACCGCGAGGTGAAGATCAACACCGAAGAGCGCAATACCGACTTTTTGTTATCATTTAACAAAGACCTCAACCAGGATTTCAACGTAACGGCGACATTCGGCGGCAACCAGAACCGCCAAAGCTCGGTCTACGACGAGGAAAATGCGGGCCAGTTGAACCTGCCGGGCATTTATAACCTCACCAACTCGCGCATTGCGCTGGTAGCTTCCCAAAGCAGGGTAGGCAAGCGTATCAATAGTTTGTACGGTTCGGCGTCGGTGTCGTTCCGCAATTATCTGTTTTTGGACATCACCGCCCGTAACGACTGGAGCAGCGCATTGACATTGCCCACGGCGCTGAAAGCGTTCGGTACCGAAAACAACTCGTATTTCTATCCGTCGGTGGCATTGAGCGCTGTGCTGAGCGATATGGTGAAGTTACCCGAAGCGATTTCCTTTGCCAAGCTACGCGCCAGTTTCGCGCAGGTTGGTAACGACACCGATCCATTCACGTTCACACAGGCATTCAACCCCAGCACGCCTTACGGAAGCTCACAGATCTACGGCGAAACCGACCGCCTGGCTAACCTCAACCTGAAACCGGAGATCAGCACCGCGTACGAACTGGGCGCCGACCTGCGCTTCTTCAAGAACCGCGTGGGCCTGGATTTTACATTCTATCAAAGCAAAACCAAAAACCAGATATTGCAGATCCCGCTTTCGCTGACCACCGGCTACAACGGCCGTTTTTTCAATGCGGGTGAGATCAAAAACTGGGGTTTTGAAACCATGCTGAATGTAACGCCGATCGAAACAAGCGATTTCAAATGGAACATCGGCCTCAATTTCTCGGCCAACCGCAGTAAAGTGCTCGAACTCTCGGACGGCATTACCAACTTTGTCATGGCCAGCAAAGGGGTTAGCATCGAGGCGCGCGTAGGCGAGCGGATGGGCGATATGTACGGCATCGCATTCGCACGCGTACAGAACACCAACCCTTCGCAGCCCTATTACGATGCATCGGGGCAGTATGTTGGCCAGATCGTTTACAAGGACGGACGCCCGGTGCCTACTACCAACGTTCAGAAGATGGGCAACTACAATCCCGACTGGCTGGCCGGTATTTCCAACCAGTTCAGTTACAAGAATCTGAAACTGAGCTTCCTGTTCGACGTCCGTCATGGTGGTAAGCTGTATTCGCACACGCAAACCGTCGGGCGTGAAGGAGGGATCATTAAGGAAACCCTCGAAGGGCGCGCGGATGGGTACGATCTGAGCAAGCCGGGCAACGGCGTGATCGGCGAAGGCGTGGTTCAGAATGCCGATGGCACGTTCAGCAAAAACGAAGTGAAACTGACGGCCCGCGCATGGCATACGGCCTACACCGGCGGCCGCAATATCGCCGAGGGCGTCATGTTCGACGCGTCGTTTGTGAAGCTGCGCGAAGTGCAGCTGGGCTATTCGATCCCGAACCGCTTGCTGAGCCGTTCGCCGATCAAAAACATTACCATATCGCTGGTAGGCCGTAATCTTGCACTGTGGTCGAAAGTGCCGCACGTAGACCCCGAAACAATGGCTTACAACGGCGGGACTGCATTGCCGGGTATCGAGTATATGTCGATCCCTTCCAGCCGCAGCTATGGTTTCAATGTGAGTTTCAAACTGTAA
- a CDS encoding SusD/RagB family nutrient-binding outer membrane lipoprotein — translation MKKLIPLYIMLLVVVSGGACTNDFEEVNTNNNVPNNVTPDLLLAGVIRNMINGQVNDAWGIGNIVVQHHAKIQFVNEDRYLWGQQNSIWDNVYGNMRNVKNILDQVGADDKNAYKGIALILKSWMFALATDAYGDIPYTEATKGKTDAVYLPKYDPQENIYAGILSDLKAANDILAASSTAVSGDILFGGGTGSLIKWRKLANSLRLRYLMRISKQKDVKAEMQAILADTAKNPVFEGNQDNAELKYLAAAPNQWALYGARVGSFDEFRVSKTLSDRLTALKDPRLAVFGRPSQSSVAAGKPVIEGVPNGLGDVPALNYNGGPQGVSRVGYTFACLVCNDPGQAPPDPAAPRGILMNYSELQFILAEAREKGWISTGTAQEYYMKGVQSNFDYWRSVVPSSYGINVTPDPSYFTQPAVAYTGTTDEKLAKIALQKWVAFYFNGLEAWFDWRRTGMPEIKPGPDNLNQNRVPVRFIYPLSEQSLNGANREEAVKRQGADDLNTRIWVAK, via the coding sequence ATGAAAAAGCTAATTCCGCTATATATCATGCTGTTGGTGGTCGTCTCCGGCGGGGCGTGTACCAACGACTTCGAGGAAGTGAACACCAACAACAATGTTCCCAATAACGTCACACCGGACCTGCTCCTGGCCGGGGTGATCCGCAACATGATCAACGGCCAGGTGAACGACGCCTGGGGTATCGGTAACATCGTGGTGCAGCACCATGCCAAAATCCAGTTCGTAAACGAGGACCGCTATTTGTGGGGCCAGCAAAACAGTATCTGGGATAATGTTTACGGAAATATGCGTAACGTTAAAAACATCCTGGACCAGGTAGGTGCCGACGACAAGAATGCGTACAAAGGCATCGCGCTTATATTGAAATCATGGATGTTTGCCCTCGCCACCGATGCTTACGGCGACATTCCATACACCGAAGCGACCAAAGGCAAGACGGACGCCGTTTACCTGCCTAAATATGATCCGCAGGAAAATATTTATGCCGGTATCCTGTCGGACCTGAAAGCAGCGAACGATATTCTTGCGGCCAGCTCTACGGCTGTTTCGGGAGATATTCTGTTTGGCGGCGGCACGGGGTCGCTCATCAAATGGCGGAAGCTCGCCAATTCGCTTCGTCTGCGCTATCTGATGCGTATTTCGAAACAAAAGGATGTGAAGGCTGAAATGCAGGCTATCCTTGCCGACACTGCCAAAAACCCGGTTTTCGAAGGAAATCAGGATAATGCGGAGCTGAAATACCTTGCCGCCGCTCCTAATCAATGGGCATTGTACGGTGCCCGCGTCGGATCGTTTGACGAGTTCCGCGTAAGCAAGACGCTCAGCGACCGTCTTACGGCACTGAAAGACCCGCGTCTGGCGGTATTTGGCCGTCCGTCGCAATCGTCGGTGGCGGCTGGCAAGCCGGTAATCGAAGGTGTGCCTAATGGCCTGGGCGACGTACCTGCGTTGAATTACAACGGCGGGCCGCAGGGTGTTTCCCGGGTAGGTTATACGTTTGCGTGCCTCGTGTGCAACGACCCCGGTCAGGCACCGCCCGATCCCGCCGCGCCCCGGGGTATCCTGATGAATTATTCGGAACTGCAATTCATCCTTGCCGAAGCGCGTGAAAAAGGCTGGATCAGTACCGGAACGGCCCAGGAATATTATATGAAGGGGGTTCAGAGCAATTTCGACTATTGGAGAAGCGTGGTACCGTCGTCATACGGCATCAACGTGACGCCCGACCCGTCCTATTTCACCCAACCGGCTGTCGCTTACACCGGGACAACGGATGAAAAACTGGCGAAAATCGCGCTGCAAAAGTGGGTCGCGTTCTATTTCAACGGCCTGGAAGCCTGGTTCGACTGGCGACGGACAGGGATGCCGGAGATCAAGCCGGGGCCCGATAACCTGAACCAGAACCGCGTGCCGGTACGCTTCATTTACCCGCTCTCGGAGCAATCGCTCAACGGGGCCAACCGCGAAGAAGCAGTGAAACGCCAGGGCGCCGACGACCTGAACACCCGTATCTGGGTCGCTAAGTAG